The window TTACATCATTGCCCTCGACCAGGGCACGACCAGCTCTCGTGCAATCATCTTTGACCGCGACGCCAATGTGGTGAGCACCGCGCAAAGTGAATTCGTCCAGCATTACCCGCAGCCAGGCTGGGTCGAGCATGACCCAATGGAAATCTTCGCCACCCAGACGGCGTGCATGACCAAAGCCCTGGCTCAGGCTGATCTGCATCACAATCAGATCGCCGCCATCGGCATTACCAATCAGCGTGAAACCACGGTGATCTGGGAAAAGGACACTGGACGGCCCATCTACAACGCCATCGTCTGGCAGTGCCGCCGCAGTACTGAAATCTGCCAGCAGCTCAAGCGCGACGGCATGGAGGAGTACATCAAGGACACCACGGGCCTGGTGATCGACCCTTACTTCTCGGGTACCAAGGTCAAGTGGATCCTGGATAACGTCGAAGGCAGCCGCGAGCGCGCCCGCAATGGCGAGCTGATGTTCGGCACCATTGATAGCTGGCTGATCTGGAAATTCACCGGCGGCAAGGTCCACGTTACCGACTACACCAATGCCTCGCGAACCATGCTGTTCAATATCCATACCCTGGAATGGGACCAGCGCATGCTGGACGTGCTGGATATCCCGCGCGAGATGCTGCCGCAGGTGAAAAGCTCTTCCGAGGTGTATGGCGAGAGCAAAAGCGGCATTCCAATCGCAGGTATTGCAGGCGACCAACAGGCTGCGCTTTTCGGCCAGATGTGTGTTGAACCCGGCCAGGCCAAGAACACCTACGGCACGGGCTGTTTCCTGCTGATGAATACCGGTAAAAAAGCCGTCAAATCTGCCCATGGCATGCTGACCACCATCGGTTGCGGTCCGCGTGGTGAAGTGGCTTACGCGCTGGAAGGCGCTGTATTCAACGGCGGCTCTACTGTGCAATGGCTGCGCGATGAACTGAAAATCATCACGGATGCCGTGG of the Paucimonas lemoignei genome contains:
- the glpK gene encoding glycerol kinase, with the translated sequence MTDAQNKNYIIALDQGTTSSRAIIFDRDANVVSTAQSEFVQHYPQPGWVEHDPMEIFATQTACMTKALAQADLHHNQIAAIGITNQRETTVIWEKDTGRPIYNAIVWQCRRSTEICQQLKRDGMEEYIKDTTGLVIDPYFSGTKVKWILDNVEGSRERARNGELMFGTIDSWLIWKFTGGKVHVTDYTNASRTMLFNIHTLEWDQRMLDVLDIPREMLPQVKSSSEVYGESKSGIPIAGIAGDQQAALFGQMCVEPGQAKNTYGTGCFLLMNTGKKAVKSAHGMLTTIGCGPRGEVAYALEGAVFNGGSTVQWLRDELKIITDAVDTEYFAGKVKDSNGVYLVPAFTGLGAPYWDPYARGALFGLTRGVKVDHIIRAALESIAYQTRDVLDAMQQDSGERLQSLRVDGGAVANNFLMQFQADILGTTVERPKMRETTALGAAYLAGLAIGFWSSLDELKNKAVIEREFQPQCAEEEKERLYAGWQKAVSRTRDWEPHENDE